The DNA window GATTCTGTATAAGCAGAGCGATAACCTCGCGCATTGGCGTTCGTTTGATCTCTTTGTGCGGCTGAGGCCGGGCTTCGTTAACTTTTTTACGTGCCTGGCGCAGGCGGTTATCAAAACCGGTGCGTTCATCGAGCAGTTTTTCTAGTAGCTCCTGAAAGTATGGATCAGGAATCTTGTCTATCAAGGCACTCGCGTAGGCTCTTAACGCTGATTTACCCTCATTATTGCCCAGGTTAATCTGGTGCAACTCAATCAGGTTATCAAACAGGTAATTTGATAATGGTGTTGCCTGTTCTATTTGCTGCTCAAACGCGTCTTTACCGTACTTGCGTACATAGCTGTCCGGGTCTTCGCCGTCAGGCAAAAACAGAAACTTAAGTGTATTTCCTGTTTTCAGATACTGAAGCGCGTTTTCTAATGCTCTCCACGCGGCCTCTTTACCAGCACGGTCTCCGTCATAACAACACACCACCGTATTGGTTTGGCGGAACAGCATTTGAATGTGATCACCGGTTGTTGAGGTGCCGAGTGAAGCAACGGAATAATCTACGCCATACTGAGCCAGTGCGACAACATCCATGTAACCTTCAACCACCAAAACTCGTGGCGGTTCACGGTACGCCTGTAACACTTCGTACAGACCGTAAAGCTCTTTACCTTTATGGAATATTGGTGTTTCTGGCGAGTTGAGGTATTTCGGTGTGCCATCACCCAGTACCCGGCCACCAAAGCCTATAACCCGTCCACGACGGTCTCGGATAGGGAACATCACCCGGCCGCGGAATCTATCGTAGCGGTTGCCTTTGTCGTTCTCTATCAACATGCCGCCAGTCACGAGCATGTCTTGCGCGTCTTTCTGCTGGCCGAAGTTTTTACGGACTAAGTCCCATTCGTCAGCCACATAGCCGATACCAAACTTCTGAACGATTTCGCCTGATAAACCACGGTCTTTCAGGTACTCGATAGCAACTTTGCTTGCTGGCAGTTTTAACTGATTACGATAGAACTGAGCGATGCTGCCCATCAAATCGTAAAGGTTGCGTTTTTCGCTGCTGCTGGCTTGTGGTCCGGACTGAAACTGACCACCACCGCCACTGCGCTGTTCGCGCGGGACATCCAGACCTAAGTATGAGGCCAGTTCTTCAATTGCCTCGACAAAGTCCAGGCGTTCGAATTCCATGATGAAATCGATGGCATTACCATGCACGCCACAACCGAAGCAGTGATAGAACTGCTTTTCTTGGCTGACGCTGAAAGAGGGCGTTTTTTCATTGTGGAATGGACAGCAGGCACCGTAGTTTTTGCCTTTTTTCTTAAGTTTCACGCGCGCGTCGATGATATCGACAATATCAAGTCGAGCCAGGAGATCATCAATAAAACTGCGAGGGATGTGTCCAGCCATAAAACCTAACAAAAAAGAAAAATCATGATTGGTGCGAATGAAGATAAAAGCGTGTATTAAGCTTTATGTTATTTCATTCATCCAGATACAAACAAGCCGTGCGTTCCAAAGGATAGCACGGCTTGCTGCAATTGGTCGGGTGTTAAGCCAATTTAGCGCGAACTAAACCGCTTACTTTACCCATATCTGCACGCCCTTGAATTTGCGGCTTCAGAACACCCATTACTTTGCCCATGTCTTGCATGCCAGCTGCACCAGATTCAGCAATCGCTTTCTCAATAAGAGTAGCCACTTCTTCGTCCGTCAGTGGTTGAGGCATAAAGTCCTCAAGAACGGTAATTTCTGCTTGTTCCGCATCAGCAAGATCTTGGCGACCCGCTGCTTCAAACTGCGATACAGAGTCGCGACGCTGTTTAACCATTTTCGTCAATACTGCAAGAATGTCGTCGTCGTTCAGAGTGATCTGTTCGTCAACTTCACGTTGCTTGATTGCCGCTAAGGCTAAACGAATAGTGCCAAGGCGCAATTTGTCCTTGGCTTTCATCGCTAATTTTTGCTCTTCTTTGAGTTGGTCAATAAGAGCCATAACTAAATTCCTTTACCGGAGCTCAGTTATTAGTACAGGCGAACGCGACGAGCGTTTTCGCGAGCTAGCTTCTTAGCGTGACGCTTTTGAGCTGCTGCTTTAGCGCGTTTGCGAACTGTAGTTGGTTTTTCGTAGTGCTCACGACGACGCACTTCAGAAAGGATACCTGCTTTTTCGCAAGAGCGCTTGAAACGACGTAGAGCAACGTCGAACGGTTCGTTTTCACGTACTTTAACTACTGGCATATGCCTTTCACCTCAGGGGTTATTCGTTAATGCTGATATTCTGCAGACCAAATCACAAATGATTGGTCATTTACCAGCTGATCAAAAATGGTGCGGAATTTTAATCCGATCGCAACAGCTTTGTAAAGCCTTTTATCGTTTATTGTCTGTACAAAATTTGTTTGCAGCAGCAAGGCGAGGTAATATGACGCCCAAATTTCCTCTATACACAAAGCATACTGAGAAAACCATGCGCATTATTGGTATTGAAACCTCCTGTGACGAGACTGGCATCGCGATTTATGATGATGAGAAAGGTCTGTTGTCACACAAGCTTTACAGTCAGGTAAAGCTGCACGCGGATTATGGTGGCGTGGTGCCAGAGTTGGCTTCACGCGATCATGTGAAGAAAACCATTCCTCTTATTAAAGAGGCACTAAAAGAAGCGAATCTTACCTCAAAAGACATTGACGGCGTGGCATACACGGCTGGTCCTGGTTTGGTTGGTGCTTTATTAGTTGGTGCAACCATTGGTCGAAGTATTGCTTATGCATGGGGTGTACCTGCGGTACCTGTTCACCATATGGAAGGTCACTTACTGGCACCTATGCTAGAAGATAACCCGCCTCCGTTCCCATTTGTTGCTGTATTGGTATCGGGCGGTCACTCGATGATGGTGGAAGTAAAAGGAATTGGTGAGTACCAGATCCTTGGCGAATCCATCGATGATGCGGCCGGTGAAGCGTTTGATAAAACGGCTAAGCTGATGGGCTTGGATTACCCAGGTGGGCCATTACTGTCTAAGCTAGCTGAGAAAGGCACGCCGGGGCGCTTTAAGTTCCCGCGTCCGATGACAGACCGACCAGGTCTGGATATGAGCTTCTCTGGTTTGAAGACGTTCACGGCGAACACCATTGCGGCAAATGGTGATGATGAGCAAACGCGCGCTGATATTGCACTGGCTTTTGAAGAAGCGGTATGTGCGACGTTAGCGATTAAGTGTAAGAGAGCACTTGAACAGACCGGTATGAAGCGTATCGTCATTGCCGGTGGTGTGAGTGCAAACCGCCGTCTGCGTGCAGAACTGGAAAAACTGGCGAAGAAAGTAGGTGGGGAAGTGTACTACCCTCGTACTGAGTTCTGTACTGACAACGGCGCAATGATCGCTTACGCTGGTATGCAACGTCTGAAAAACGGTGAAGTATCTGACTTGTCAGTGGAAGCAAGACCTCGCTGGCCGATTGATCAACTAACGCCGATCGCTTAAGTCGATTTATCCTAGGGTCTGTTGACCTTTCGAGCTGATTTTTGCAGCAATTTGTGGGTTCTTTATACAAGGCAGAGGCTTTGAAATGTAGTTATTCTACTTGATAAGCCGATAACGCAGTAGAAGGGAGCCACAAATGCTGCCCGAAGGGTTCGGCTAAAAGCGTTTTACTCTTTGTTGAGAGGTGTTTGCTTAGAATGACTAGGCTACAAACCTCTCGCCGCGATTAAAACGCTTTTATCTCGAACAAAATTTAACCGCGAAAGGTCAACAGACCCTACTAGGCCTCTACTGATAGAGGCCTTTTTTACTGATGAGATATTTGTACTCAGAATCGCTGAATATTGTAATTGCCTGTGAGTGTTTGGTCCACTGACAAGACCGGATAGAAAAAGAAGTAATGGATATAGCAATGAATAAGTTTGAAATTGAAGGGCAGCAACTCGCTTACCTGGATAAAGGGGAAGGTTCTGTTCTTCTGTTTGGTCACAGTTATTTGTGGGACAGCCAGATGTGGGCTCCGCAGGTGGAAATACTGAGCCAGTTTTATCGCTGTATCGTGCCTGATTTATGGGCACACGGTGAGTCAGAGGCAGCACCTGCATCGACTCGTTCGCTGGTCGATTATGCACAGCAGATGTTGTCTCTGATGGATCACTTGCAGATAGAAGAGTTCTCTATTGTTGGTTTATCTGTAGGCGGCATGTGGGGGGCTGAGTTAACGGCTCAGGCACCGCAGCGAGTGAAGTCTCTGGTTCTGATGGATACGTTTATTGGCTGGGAGCCGGAAATCACCCTCAAGAAATACTCTGAGATGCTAGATAGCATCAATCAGGTTCAGTCAGTACCCGAGAGTGTTATTGAAGCCGTGGCACCACTTTTCTTTGCTAACAATGCAGAGCAAGATAACCCTGAGCTCATTGCGTCATTTAAGCGAAGCTTACAAGAGCTCCAAGGTGAGCGCGCTGTCGAAGTGGCTCGGATTGGTCGTATGGTATTTGGCCGACGAGATGTTATTGAAGATTCGGAAAAGTTTGCATTACCTACGTTAATCGCCGTTGGCCGTGAGGATAAGCCTCGTCCGGTATTTGAATCTTATCTGATGAATGATTGTATTACTGGGAGTGAACTGGTGGAGATTCCGGAAGCCGGCCACATCAGTTCGCTAGAACAACCGGAATTCGTCAATCAGATGTTGCTGAGCTTCTTGGCTAAAGTCCACGGTTAAGGTTAGTTACAATCGCTTAAAGTTTCTAATAGGGTCATCCCAGCGAGCCCTGGCGAGACTAGGAATCTAATATCAGCGCACTGAAAAAAATATAGAAATACTATCTGGCAATAGAGTGTTCGGATAGAAGATCCTGAATCACGCTCCTTCGTCGCGGTTCAGGATGACAAGAGGCCACTTGCTTTTAAACGAGCGGTATTAATACAAGAACTCGGCATTATGCCGAGTTTTTTTCACTCAGCTTCTTTTGGCCAATTTTAGGCTCTTCACCAGACAATAAGCGGCGGATGTTCTGATGGTGTTTGAACACAATCAGACAGCACAGCATAGCAACAGGCAAAGTGTAGTGTGGCTTGAACATCCAGGTATAGAAAGGCGTAAGCAAAACAGTGACCAGTGCTGCTAGTGATGAATAGCGAAATAAGAGCGCTACCGATAGCCAGGTCAGCATAACTAATGCGGTGAGGTCCAGCCCGATCGGAGCAATCGCCCCCAGTGCTGTAGCTACACCTTTTCCGCCTTTAAAATGGAAGAAAATAGGGTACATATGGCCAAGGCAGGCTGCGATAGCAATTACACCTAGGATAATAGGTCCGATACCGAGAAAGTAGCCTCCCCACACAGGGATGGTACCTTTCAGCATGTCACATAGTAGCACTGATATGGCTGCGCCTTTTCCACCAATACGCAACACATTCGTTGCTCCCGGGTTGTTGGAGCCAACTTTACGCGGATCTGGCAGTTTTAACAGGCGACAAATCAACACCGCACTGGATATAGAGCCCAGTAAGTAAGCGGCGATTGTCATTATAAGTGCCTGTGCGTCCATAGAAGTCCTTGAGGGAGTGGAATTTAATGCTCAGTTCCAGCGTAGTTGCTATCATAGCGCGAATCTGCTTAGAGCAGAAATACTCTCTGCGAAGTAACTTGCATTATGTGAGTACCTGTTTATAAAGGTACTTCGCGGTTTTATACCTAAGCTGGATTGCAATGAACTCAAAGCGATCGTACTTAGGTATTGAATATTACGATCAAATTGCCCTCGACGGGTATCCGACCTCTGAAACAGAAGGACATAAGATGGCTCTGGATAAAGTGTTTATTGAACAACTAGAAGTTATCACCACGATTGGCGTGTACGACTGGGAACAACAAATTAAGCAAAAGTTGGTGCTGGATATTGAAATGGCACACGATAACAAACCAGCGGGAAAAAGTGATGATGTTCAGGATGCGCTAGATTACTCGCAAGTCAGTGAGGCGGTTCTTAATCATATTGAAAATGGCCGCTTTTTACTGGTTGAGCGAGTAGCAGAAGAAGTTGCCGAACTGATTATGCAGCGTTTCTCCGTTCCTTGGGTGAAGATTCGTCTGGCAAAACCGGGTGCCGTTGCGCAAGCTCGTGCTGTTGGGGTAGTGATTGAACGAGGTCAGGCATGATCACCGCTTATATCGGTGTAGGTACAAACATAGACAGAGAGCAACATGCTCTGGTTGCTTACCAGGAGCTGCAAAAGCTTGGTGAAGAACTACTGGTATCTCCGATATATGAATGCGAGCCGATTGGCTTTAGTAGTCAGAATTTCTACAACTTTGTAATTGTTTTTCGCACTGACTTATCACTAGAAGAGTTGAGATATCAACTCCGTGAGATTGAGTTAAAGTGGGGACGTGAGGAAAATGCACAAAAGTATCAGGATCGGACACTGGATCTCGATATAGTTTTGTTCGGTGAGTACGTATCGAAGCAAAACCCTGAATTACCTCGCAGCGATATTTACAAATATCCTTTTGTCACAAAGCCTTTGTATGATCTCGAGCCTCATTTAGTCATCCCCGGTGATGGCCGTACGGTCGCAGATATCTGGCATGCGATGCAGCCGGTGGATTCACTTACGCCTGTTTCTTTTTCACTTTCAATTTGAGTTAATGACATGAGTTATTTTGAAGCCTTTATTTTGGCTCTTATCCAAGGACTGACGGAGTTTTTGCCAATTTCCAGCTCTGCGCACCTGATTTTACCTTCCGCGATTCTTGGCTGGGAAGATCAGGGGCTGGCATTTGATGTGGCAGTGCATGTCGGAACGCTAATGGCAGTCGTGATTTACTTCCGTCATGAAGTGATCACTTTGTTTCGGGCTTTGTTTGCGTCGATCTTCAAAGGTGATCGCAGCAAAGAAGCGAAACTGGCATGGATGATCGTAATTGCCACGATTCCGGCTTGTGTGTTTGGCTTACTGATGAAAGACATCATTGAAGTCTATTTGCGTAGTGCGTATGTCATCGCAACAACGACAATCGTATTTGGCTTACTGCTTTGGTGGGCGGATAAAAACGCAAAACTTGTGGCAGACGAATATCAGACTGGCTGGAAGAAAGCGCTGTTTATCGGTATTGCTCAGGCATTAGCAATGATACCGGGTACTTCGCGCTCTGGCGCAACTATTACGGCTGCACTTTACCTTGGCTTTACCCGTGAGGCTGCTGCTCGTTTCTCATTCCTGATGTCGATTCCAATCATCACGCTTGCCGGTAGTTACTTAGGCATGAAACTGGTGACCAGTGGTGAGCCAGTACATGTCGGCTTTTTGCTGACAGGAATAGTGACGTCGTTTGTGAGTGCGTACCTTTGTATCTACTTCTTCCTAAAGATGATTTCACGCATGGGCATGACACCGTTCGTGATTTACCGTCTTATTCTGGGTGTGGGCTTATTTGCTTTTTTGCTTAGTGCATAACAAAACGTCTGTTTTGCAGCTTGCTTAACCGCAAGCTGCATTACTACACTACTGTGTCATTTTGAACAGCGACGAAGGAGCGTGATTCAGAATCTTCTCACCAGTATTTTTGTCTCAGCTCATTCCTAGCACCTCTCAGCGCGCTGATAGTAGATTCCTAGTCTCGCGAAGGCTCGCTGGAATGACGGAGATAAGCTCAGTTCACTTATGTAACGCGATTCTTACTGCTTCAATCCGGCGCTTTTCTTGTTCATCGCGAATGGCCGGTCCTTTGAAACCATCTTTGATGATTGCCTGAACATCTACCGCGGCTGCGGCCTGGTAAGCCGTGGTGAAAATTTCAGCCTGCGGGTAAGGCTGCTCTTCCAGTCCTTTTCGCCCCGAGTGATCTGCCTGACAGCACAACAGAATATCCTGCAGGCGTTCGGCTTTTCTCCATACATCAAATTTATTGAGTACTTTGATGATGGTTTGTGGTTTTAACTCGGCAGCGCGGTGAATGTTAGAATGCTGCTCGCAGACCATTAGGGCTAAATCACGGAACTCGTTGGGTACACGCACCCGCTCACACAGTTTTTTTATCAGCTTTAAACCTGTATGACAGTGCATTTTGTGGCTTGGCCACTCACTCTTTGGTGTGACGCCTTTACCGAGATCATGAACTTGCGCGGCGAAGCGTACTGGCAGCGAAGAGCTAAGTTTCGCGGCTTGCTCCGCCACCATTAGGGTATGAATTCCGGTATCGATTTCAGGGTGCCATTTTTCAGGTTGAGGCACACCAAACAGCGCATCAATTTCTGGCAGTACAATGGCCAAAGCTCCACACTCACGCAATACAGACAGAAAGACATCGGGACGCGGTGAAGAGAGGGATTTATGCCATTCCTGCCAGACGCGCTCTGGTGTTAGTGTATCGAGCTCACCGGACTGGGACATATCCAGCATCAGTTGCATTGTCTCACCGGCTACTGTGAATCCGAATGGTGCGAGCTTGGCAGCAAAGCGGGCCACACGCAGGACCCTGAGCGGATCTTCGATAAAGGCATCGGAGACATGACGCAGAACCCGGCTGTTAAGATCATCTTGGCCGCCGTATGGATCGTACAGCTTGCCATTGTCATCCATTGCCATCGCATTGATGGTCAGATCGCGTCGTATTAGATCTTCTTCTAACGTTACATCCTGATCAAAGAAGCATTCAAAACCTGTATATCCGGTTCCTGACTTTCTCTCTGTTCGTGCAAGCGCATGTTCTTCTTTGTTCTGTGGATGAAGAAAAACGGGAAAATCTTTCCCGACAGCAGTGTATCCTTTGGCGAGCATCATTTCCGGTGTGGCACCAACCACAACCCAGTCATTATCATAACTCTCGATCCCGAGCAATTTGTCCCGTACGGCACCACCAACTAAGTAAACTTGCACGAATAACCTCTTAATTTACTGATATGTCGTTGGACATTGTAGCAAGCAATGGTACTTTTCTTTAATCTCAACAACAGATGTATTTTGTGTCTGATGGTTAAGCGGGCGGGTTTTTAGCTGGAGATCCTATGTATAAGGACTTTTTCGGGTTTGTAGAGCAACCTTTTTCGATTGTTCCAAGCTCACGTTATCTGTATCTGAGCCAACGGCATAAGGAGGCGATCACGCATTTAAAAGCCGGGCTGGGCGATGGTGGCGGATTTGCCATGCTCACAGGGGAAGTCGGTACGGGTAAAACCACGGTGGCGAAAGCGATGCTGGCGAACCTGGACGAAAGCACTAAGGCTGGCTTGATCCTTAACCCAACCTTTTCGACGCGGGACTTACTTGAGGCGATCTGCGATGAATTTAAGATTATCTACCCGCAAGATGCAACGCTGAAACAGCTAAGCCAAGTCATTCATAATTACCTGTTGAGCAACCACAATGCCGGTTGGCAGACTTTGCTGGTTATAGATGAAGCGCAACATCTAGCCTCTGAAGTTTTAGAGCAGCTGCGTCTTCTGACCAATTTAGAAACAGAGTCCCGAAAGCTGCTTAAAGTGCTTTTGGTCGGTCAGCCAGAGTTGCAGCGTTTATTGCAAACGACCCAGCTACGTCAGCTTGCACAACGTATTACCGGACGCTATCACCTGCTACCTCTTGATATAAATGAAACAGCGGATTACATCGCATTTCGATTGCATACTGCCGGTGGTGACCAACAGCTGTTCAGTCGTAGCTGTTGTAAGACAATTGCCAAATACAGCCACGGTATCCCGCGGCTGATAAACCTTATCTGTGATAAAGCGCTGTACATCAGTTATCAGCAAGGCAGTGTGGTTGTCGACAGACAGACAGTTTCAAACGCCTGTCATGAAGTTATGCAGTTTCAGGCTGATATTTATCAGCAGGGCAGCAAACCTCGCCCGTTTGTGCGCAGAACACTCACCTGGCCTACATGGGGCTCGGCGCTTATCGGTATAGCCGCAGCGTGTGGCGTCGGTTGGGCGGTAATCAATTATCCGGTACCACCAGTTTCACAGTTTTTACAACAAACGGTTTCGGTCGGCGCTTTAGACCGGGCAGTGGTGCCTGAGCAACTCAGCAATGATCAGCGTGAACAGCTGTTTTTACAGAAAGAATCGAATCTTTTGGTTAAAGAGCTATACCGTCTATGGGGGTATCACGCTTACATCGGAGATAGCCTCTGCTTATCTGAAGCGCTATCCACTATGGTATGTGAGCGAAAAGTGGCGACATGGCCAATGTTGATGGAACAAAGCAGGCCTGTAATTTTAGAGCTTAATGATCACGGTGAGACAGGCTATGTGATTTTATACGCTATCGGAAAGGATAAAGTCGAAGTGCTTAATGGTAAGCAACGTCTACGACTGCCGATCTCCTGGCTGACACCGATGTGGCAGGGTAATATCATTGAACTCTGGCAAGCGCCGCTCAAAGGTACATTACGTATGAATATGGAAGGGGCTGCAATTGAAGTGCTGGATCAATTACTTGCAGAAGCACTCAATGAAGCACCTTTAGGTAAGTCCATATTTGATACTGAGATGAAAAAACGTGTCGAGTACTTCCAGCGCATGCAAGGTATTGGGGTCGATGGTATTGCCGGACAGCTTACTCTGGATCGATTACAGCAAAGTGTGCAGCCTGAAGCGCCGTCTCTGGTAAGTATAGTTAGGGAGGACGTGTAGTGTCTGTTGTAAAACATACCAGCCTGTTACTTTTACCTGTTGGAGTTTCTGTCCTTGCTGCTGCTTACTATCTTGAGATGCAGAATGCAAAGACTGACACTAAAACTAAAGCCAATACTGCAGCCAGTATTCAGCGATTCCAAGTGCTCGATTACCCTGAAAGCAATAAACTGACTCAGCTGACAAGAGAGTGGCCAACTGCTGAGCATTCAGGTGGCACCGAAGCTAACTTACCGGCAGCAGAATATGTGAGCAGTACTGACAATTCCCCATCATCCCGTGTTAACGACGAAGAGTTAGGGTTATCTCTGGGGGATATCGACTTGTCTTCTCTGTCTCCCGGTTTAGCGATGAAGGTCGAGAATGCGCTTTCCGGTAAGGGTAAATCTGGTTTGCAACCCCCGACATCATTGAATGATCTGGAGGGCAATACTCAGCGATGGCGAGGGCGTCTTCCTGCGCTGAACTTACAGACGCATATGTATGCTAGTGATGCAAATCGCCGATGGGTAAAAATTAATAACGTCGAATATCATCAGGGGGAAGTGGTGGACGGCCAGGTGACGCTTAAAGAGATTCAACCGCAAGCGGTGATCGTCGAGTTTCAGGGCGAGCAGATCCGTATTCCTGCACTTTATGAGTGGCAAGGCTAATACTCTTACCGAGTCCCATATAAAAAAAGGCCACAATCTGTGGCCTTTATAGTATTTGTCCGTGAGCAATTATCTACTACGAATTGGTATTACTACGGTTGGTTATTAAGCCCAGCCGTTAGGAGAGCGCTTTCTGCGAGGAATAAGGTGAGGAAGGACCAAACCAAATAGCAGACCTACACCAGCAACACCACCACCATAGGTAAAGTATTTAAGCAGCATGTCATCTTTTTGCGTATCAAGCTTAGCGCGAAGTTCACGGTTCTCAGTCTCAACGGAAGTCAGCTGATCGCTGATTTCAGAGTACTTGTTCTCAAGCTCTGCGATTTGCTGGTTGCGCGTGTCCAGGGATTCCACCAGACCTGCTTTTTCTGTATCTGAAGTCTGACGAGCGTTTGCCAGTTGTTCTTTTACTTCAGCCAGCTCTTTTTCGATGCGAGGCAGGCGAATTGCCATGCTCTCTTTATTAGTGACAAATTTGCTTTGAACCCAGCCAGTACGACCACGGGAGTCACGTACTTGCGTGTATTCAGTCTCTTTGTTTACGTTGAGTAGTTGTACCTGAGAGCCAGCGTCAATACTACCAATGATGCGGTAAGTGTTATTTGGACCTGAGTGCATATAAGTGAATAGTTCATCAGCAATATAACGGTTTGCAGCTAGTGCTGTTGGCGCGGCTAGCAGAGTAAACAAAACCGTGATGATTAGTTTTTTCACAGTAAATCCCTTAACGATTTTTCTTGGATTAGCGTGGCCACCGAATGATTGGAGCCGGAATTAGGTGAATAGTATGCAGTTTCAAACGTTGGTGCAACAAAGAAGGGAGGCAATGCCTCCCTTTCTGTATGATTTTCGTCAATAATGACAAAACGCTAACATTCTACTGACGGATGTCTTTAAGCAAACATCGCCTGGATTGCGTAGAAGAATACCACGGCTAATAACGCACCAGCTGGTAGAGTAACAATCCAAGAAGCAACAATGTTACGTACTACGCCCAGGTTAAGGGCTGCGATACCACGAGCAAAACCTACCCCCAGAACCGCACCAACCAGTGTCTGTGTGGTTGAGATTGGCAGACCAGTACCAGATGCCAGAACTACTGTACATGCTGTTGCAAGCTGAGCGGCAAAACCACGGCTTGGTGTCAGTTCAGTGATGCCAGTACCAACAGTTGCCATTACTTTGTGACCCATTGTAGCAAGGCCGACAACGATACCGATACCACCCAGTGGAAGAATCCACCATGCGATAGTGCTTTTCGCGGTAACCTGACCCAAGTGTTCAACAGTAGATACTACCGCTGACAGAGGACCAATCGCGTTTGCTACGTCGTTTGAACCGTGTGCAAATGCCATTGCACAAGCGGTGATAACCATTAGCACACTGAAGATACCTTCAACACCAGAGAAGCCATGATCGTCTTCACGGTTAGCGAACTTCTTCTGAATGTAAACATAGCCGCCAGCCATCACTAGAGCTGATACCGCTGCTGACCACATCCATGCTTCGCCGTTAGTCAGGTGAAGACCAACGTGCTTCAGACCTTTTTTGATGGTTACCAGTGCAATCACCATAGTTGTGATAAACATGTATACCGGAACAAAGCGTTTAGCGTTGAATAATGGCTTTTCAGTATCGAAGATCAGGCGTTGAGCGCTGACAAAGATAACGTAAGCAAAGAAGCCTGAGATAACCGGAGTAATGATCCAACTACCTACAATCCCTTGAACACTGCCCCAGTCGACTGCTTCTGTACCTACCGATACACACGCAAAACCGATGATTGCACCGATGATAGAGTGTGTCGTTGACACAGGCCAGCCCATGTAAGACGCAAGCAGTAGCCAAGTACCAGCCGCTAGTAGCGCTGACATCATGCCGAAAACCAGAACATCAGGCTGGTGGGCAAATAGAGATGTTTCGATAACACCTTTACGGATAGTGTCGGTTACTTCACCACCTGCAAGATATGCACCCGCAAATTCGAAGATCATCGCAATGATGATAGCTTGTTTTACGGTTAGCGCTTTTGAGCCTACTGATGTACCCATCGCATTGGCAACGTCATTCGCACCAATACCAATAGCCATCATAAAACCAAAAACAGCTGCAACAATAATCAGGACAGTGCCGTAGTTCGCAAGGATATCCATCGTAATACCTAGTTGTTTTATAACAAGCGGAACACAATTCTGCGCGCGCCAAATCCACAGGAGATGAAAATGGTCATCGTCCCTAATGACACGTGCATATTATGCTCTTCGTTATGTCGTTAACTTATGTTTTAAGATCGAGACAGCATGACTTCCAAACGAGCACCTACGCGCTGCGCCTGGTCGGCAATACCACCTACCCATTCAAGAATCTTGTACAAGAACATGA is part of the Vibrio sp. B1FLJ16 genome and encodes:
- a CDS encoding inorganic phosphate transporter; its protein translation is MDILANYGTVLIIVAAVFGFMMAIGIGANDVANAMGTSVGSKALTVKQAIIIAMIFEFAGAYLAGGEVTDTIRKGVIETSLFAHQPDVLVFGMMSALLAAGTWLLLASYMGWPVSTTHSIIGAIIGFACVSVGTEAVDWGSVQGIVGSWIITPVISGFFAYVIFVSAQRLIFDTEKPLFNAKRFVPVYMFITTMVIALVTIKKGLKHVGLHLTNGEAWMWSAAVSALVMAGGYVYIQKKFANREDDHGFSGVEGIFSVLMVITACAMAFAHGSNDVANAIGPLSAVVSTVEHLGQVTAKSTIAWWILPLGGIGIVVGLATMGHKVMATVGTGITELTPSRGFAAQLATACTVVLASGTGLPISTTQTLVGAVLGVGFARGIAALNLGVVRNIVASWIVTLPAGALLAVVFFYAIQAMFA